In bacterium, a single genomic region encodes these proteins:
- a CDS encoding neutral/alkaline non-lysosomal ceramidase N-terminal domain-containing protein, producing the protein MGKILIGWGEKDITPNEKVNLFGHFAERVTDKVRDPITATALFIGDGKDYAIMVSCDVCIIAQDVIDMCRKELKKEVPEIDTKKVIFNATHTHDAPGVASWIYPPVPKGVMSPEEYSVFFKDRVVEAIKEAWVDKKSGGVSWAYGQAVVGHSRRTCYFEKSVSKKSAPGVLTEGYSVMYGKTDNPNFSHFEGYVDHGVDILFTFDSKKKLTGVIVNIACTSQETEGLMEISADFWHETRNELRKKFGKNLKVLPQCAAAGDLSPHLLIEKKANDRMLKLKGIDMRQEIANRLSYAVEEVYPYARKDIKKDLPFKHKMKKVKLQRRQFKKEEIKILKEDYKSLLAKKSKSHNEKYVNYIYLKRCEEALNRYELQKTEPEYSTEVHTVRIGDIVIATNQFELYLDFGLRIKARSPFVQTFIVQLSGAGTYVPTEKGLLGKGYSASVYDSIVGPEGGQQLVEETLKLMK; encoded by the coding sequence ATGGGGAAAATTCTTATTGGTTGGGGTGAAAAAGATATAACTCCCAATGAAAAAGTAAACCTTTTTGGACATTTTGCAGAGAGGGTGACTGATAAAGTAAGGGACCCTATAACAGCAACTGCTCTTTTTATTGGAGACGGAAAAGATTATGCTATTATGGTATCTTGTGACGTGTGTATAATTGCTCAGGATGTGATTGATATGTGTAGAAAAGAGTTGAAGAAAGAAGTCCCAGAAATAGATACCAAAAAAGTCATCTTTAACGCAACCCATACACACGATGCGCCAGGGGTTGCTTCTTGGATATATCCACCTGTTCCCAAAGGTGTTATGTCTCCAGAGGAATATTCTGTGTTTTTTAAGGACCGAGTTGTAGAAGCCATAAAAGAGGCTTGGGTAGATAAAAAATCTGGAGGTGTTAGTTGGGCTTACGGGCAGGCAGTTGTTGGTCATAGCAGGCGAACCTGCTATTTTGAAAAAAGTGTTTCTAAAAAGAGTGCTCCGGGGGTGTTGACAGAAGGTTATAGCGTAATGTACGGAAAGACCGATAACCCTAACTTTAGCCATTTTGAAGGATATGTTGACCACGGAGTAGATATTCTGTTTACCTTTGATAGTAAAAAGAAGTTAACAGGGGTTATTGTTAATATTGCCTGTACTTCTCAAGAAACTGAAGGGTTGATGGAGATTTCTGCTGATTTCTGGCACGAAACAAGAAACGAACTTAGAAAAAAATTTGGTAAAAACTTAAAAGTGTTGCCTCAATGTGCTGCTGCCGGTGACCTATCGCCTCACTTGCTTATAGAAAAGAAGGCTAACGACAGGATGTTAAAACTTAAAGGTATTGATATGAGGCAAGAGATAGCAAATAGGTTATCTTATGCAGTTGAAGAGGTCTACCCTTATGCAAGGAAAGATATAAAGAAAGACCTCCCCTTTAAGCATAAGATGAAAAAAGTTAAACTTCAAAGAAGACAATTTAAGAAAGAAGAGATTAAAATATTAAAAGAAGATTACAAATCTCTTCTGGCAAAAAAATCTAAATCTCATAACGAGAAATATGTGAATTATATATATCTAAAAAGGTGTGAAGAGGCTTTGAACCGCTATGAACTACAAAAGACCGAACCTGAATATTCAACTGAGGTTCATACTGTAAGGATTGGAGATATTGTTATTGCAACCAACCAGTTTGAACTTTATTTGGATTTTGGGTTACGTATTAAAGCACGTAGCCCTTTTGTGCAGACATTTATTGTTCAGTTAAGTGGTGCTGGAACTTATGTGCCTACTGAGAAAGGTTTGCTTGGAAAAGGGTATAGCGCTTCTGTTTATGATAGTATTGTTGGTCCAGAAGGTGGGCAACAACTTGTAGAAG